From a region of the Tateyamaria omphalii genome:
- a CDS encoding RsmB/NOP family class I SAM-dependent RNA methyltransferase, translating to MTPGARVAAAIDILDAIAAGQAAEQALSRWARASRFAGSKDRAAVRDHVFDVLRHWRSDAARGGAETGRARMIGRLRAQGIDPDTLFDGQGHAPARLSVAERAPHDMPGDRGTAWDLPDWLVPVFEDSLGPHAKSQALALTGRAPVTLRVNLSLCDMSKAGAMLAQEGIETVPNPRADTALTVTEGARRLRNSAAYREGRVEIQDASSQAAVAALGRPGRALDLCAGGGGKALALAAYGWAVTASDIDPKRMKDLPERAARGRHKIDICAAEQVDARAPFDLVFVDAPCSGAGTWRRAPEAKWALTPARLAEFSAMQREVLTKAAPLVAPGGALVYATCSVLQSENSKQVEWFASQTSTFEVERETCWPVDEWGDGFYSAHLTRAD from the coding sequence ATGACACCGGGCGCACGCGTGGCGGCTGCCATTGATATTCTGGATGCGATTGCCGCTGGACAGGCGGCCGAACAAGCGCTGAGCCGTTGGGCGAGGGCCAGCCGCTTTGCCGGGTCCAAGGACCGTGCCGCGGTGCGTGACCATGTGTTTGACGTCCTGCGTCACTGGCGCAGCGACGCGGCCCGCGGCGGGGCAGAGACGGGACGTGCCCGGATGATCGGGCGTCTGCGGGCGCAAGGCATCGACCCTGACACCCTCTTTGACGGCCAGGGCCACGCGCCTGCACGTTTGTCGGTTGCCGAACGGGCCCCGCACGATATGCCGGGCGACCGGGGCACGGCGTGGGATTTGCCCGATTGGCTGGTGCCTGTGTTCGAGGACAGTCTGGGTCCGCACGCAAAGTCACAAGCGCTCGCTTTGACGGGCCGCGCGCCTGTGACTTTGCGTGTGAACCTGAGCCTGTGCGATATGTCCAAGGCGGGTGCCATGCTGGCGCAAGAGGGGATCGAAACCGTCCCAAACCCGCGCGCTGATACGGCGTTGACTGTGACCGAAGGCGCGCGGCGGCTGCGCAACAGCGCCGCCTATCGCGAGGGCCGGGTCGAGATCCAGGACGCGTCGAGCCAGGCCGCCGTTGCCGCATTGGGCCGGCCGGGCCGGGCGCTTGATCTGTGCGCCGGGGGTGGGGGCAAGGCTCTTGCCCTTGCCGCCTATGGGTGGGCAGTCACGGCAAGCGATATTGATCCCAAACGGATGAAGGACCTGCCGGAACGCGCAGCGCGCGGGCGGCACAAGATCGACATTTGCGCGGCGGAACAGGTGGACGCGCGCGCGCCCTTTGATCTTGTTTTTGTCGATGCGCCCTGTTCCGGGGCGGGCACCTGGCGGCGTGCACCGGAGGCGAAATGGGCGCTCACGCCCGCGCGGCTGGCAGAATTCTCCGCCATGCAGCGTGAAGTTCTGACCAAAGCCGCACCATTGGTCGCGCCGGGCGGCGCCCTGGTCTATGCGACGTGCTCTGTTCTGCAGTCGGAAAATAGTAAGCAGGTAGAATGGTTTGCAAGTCAAACCTCAACCTTTGAGGTCGAGCGTGAAACGTGCTGGCCCGTCGATGAATGGGGCGACGGATTTTACAGCGCGCACTTGACGCGCGCCGATTGA
- the alaS gene encoding alanine--tRNA ligase: MPSLNDIRSTFLNYFEKQGHAVVPSSPLVPRNDPTLMFVNSGMVQFKNLFTGLEKRDYTRATTSQKCVRAGGKHNDLDNVGYTARHHTFFEMLGNFSFGDYFKHEAIPFAWNLITGEFGIPKDRLYVTVYHTDDEAFEIWKKVGVPEDRIIRIATSDNFWQMGPTGPCGPCTEIFYDHGDHIWGGPPGSPEEDGDRFIEIWNIVFMQNEQFEDGSMVDLDMQSIDTGMGLERIGALLQGSHDNYDTDLFKSLIEASADATGVDPYGEQNVHHRVIADHLRSTSFLIADGVMPSNDGRGYVLRRIMRRAMRHAHLLGAKDPVMYRLVPALVQQMGAAFPELSRAQALITETLEAEETRFKQTLDRGLKLLDDEVAGLSQGADLPGDAAFKLYDTYGFPLDLTQDALREKGLGVDTDGFDTAMAEQKAKARAAWSGSGEAADATVWFDVAEANGATEFLGYDTETAEGQIVALVVDGAQADTAGEGTQVQIALNQTPFYAESGGQVGDAGLIRTESGEARVTDTRKTADVFVHIADVIKGSVSNGEAAVLEVDHARRSMIRANHSATHLLHEALRGALGDHVAQRGSLNAPDRLRFDFSHGKALSLTDLNRVEAEVNAYIRQNAPVETRIMTPDDARALGAQALFGEKYGDEVRVVSMGMQAGSGKGTGGDTYSLELCGGTHVRQTGDIGAFVTLGDSASSAGVRRIEALTGQAAMDYLRGQDHLLAETATELKAQAQDVPARVKALMDERKALAAEVAQLRRDLAMAGGGQVAPEAEDVNGTQFLAQVLNGVTGKDLPALIDEHKGRIGSGAILLIADADGKVAVAAGVTQDKTDSVNAVDLVKAAVGQLGGKGGGGRPDMAQGGAKDASNADAAIAAAKAVMGG, encoded by the coding sequence ATGCCATCGCTCAACGACATCCGCTCGACCTTTCTGAATTACTTTGAAAAACAAGGGCATGCGGTTGTGCCCTCCAGCCCGCTGGTGCCGCGCAATGACCCCACGCTGATGTTCGTGAACTCTGGCATGGTCCAGTTCAAGAACCTGTTCACAGGTCTTGAGAAACGCGACTACACGCGCGCCACAACCAGCCAGAAATGTGTCCGGGCAGGCGGCAAGCACAACGACCTCGACAATGTCGGCTATACTGCGCGGCACCACACGTTTTTCGAGATGCTGGGCAACTTCAGCTTCGGCGATTACTTCAAGCACGAGGCGATCCCATTCGCCTGGAACCTGATCACGGGCGAGTTCGGCATTCCAAAGGATCGGCTTTACGTCACCGTCTACCACACCGATGACGAGGCCTTCGAGATCTGGAAGAAAGTCGGCGTACCCGAAGACCGGATCATCCGCATCGCCACCTCGGACAACTTCTGGCAGATGGGGCCGACCGGCCCTTGCGGTCCGTGTACCGAGATTTTCTATGACCATGGCGATCATATCTGGGGCGGCCCGCCGGGAAGCCCCGAGGAAGACGGTGACCGGTTTATCGAGATCTGGAACATCGTTTTCATGCAAAACGAGCAGTTCGAAGACGGGTCGATGGTCGATCTGGACATGCAGTCCATCGACACGGGTATGGGGCTTGAGCGGATCGGCGCGCTTTTGCAGGGCAGCCACGACAACTACGATACCGACCTGTTCAAATCGCTGATTGAGGCGTCGGCGGATGCGACGGGTGTGGACCCCTACGGCGAACAGAATGTGCACCACCGGGTGATCGCGGATCACCTACGCTCGACCTCATTCCTCATCGCCGACGGGGTAATGCCGTCGAATGACGGGCGCGGCTATGTGCTGCGCCGCATCATGCGCCGGGCGATGCGCCATGCGCATCTGTTGGGCGCGAAGGACCCCGTGATGTACCGTCTGGTGCCCGCGCTCGTGCAGCAGATGGGCGCGGCCTTCCCGGAATTGAGCCGGGCGCAAGCGCTGATCACCGAGACGCTCGAGGCCGAGGAAACCCGGTTTAAGCAGACGCTCGACCGTGGTCTGAAGCTGCTGGACGATGAGGTGGCGGGCCTCTCCCAAGGCGCTGACTTGCCTGGCGATGCCGCCTTCAAACTCTACGACACCTATGGCTTCCCGCTGGATCTGACGCAGGATGCGCTGCGCGAAAAGGGTCTTGGCGTTGACACAGACGGCTTTGACACGGCCATGGCGGAACAGAAGGCAAAGGCGCGCGCAGCTTGGTCCGGGTCGGGCGAGGCGGCGGACGCGACGGTCTGGTTCGACGTGGCCGAAGCCAATGGCGCAACCGAATTCCTAGGTTACGACACCGAAACCGCAGAGGGCCAGATCGTTGCACTGGTCGTGGATGGGGCGCAGGCTGATACCGCAGGCGAAGGCACCCAAGTGCAGATCGCCCTCAACCAGACACCGTTCTACGCCGAAAGCGGTGGGCAGGTTGGGGATGCGGGTCTCATCCGCACCGAAAGCGGTGAGGCCCGCGTGACGGACACACGCAAGACAGCGGATGTGTTCGTTCATATTGCCGACGTCATAAAAGGAAGCGTTTCCAATGGTGAAGCTGCCGTTCTTGAAGTCGATCACGCGCGCCGCTCGATGATCCGGGCCAATCACTCGGCCACGCACTTGCTGCACGAGGCGCTGCGGGGCGCGCTTGGCGATCATGTTGCGCAGCGCGGCTCTCTGAACGCGCCTGACCGCCTGCGGTTCGATTTCAGCCACGGCAAAGCGCTTAGCCTTACAGATTTGAACAGGGTAGAGGCCGAGGTGAACGCCTATATCCGTCAAAACGCGCCGGTCGAAACGCGGATCATGACGCCGGATGACGCCCGCGCGCTTGGGGCGCAGGCGCTCTTTGGCGAGAAATATGGGGATGAGGTGCGTGTTGTGTCGATGGGCATGCAGGCAGGTTCCGGCAAGGGCACAGGCGGCGACACCTATTCGCTGGAACTGTGCGGCGGCACCCATGTGCGCCAGACGGGCGACATCGGCGCCTTTGTTACGTTGGGCGACAGTGCGTCGAGCGCCGGTGTGCGCCGGATCGAGGCGCTGACCGGGCAGGCGGCGATGGATTACCTACGCGGGCAGGACCATCTGCTAGCCGAAACCGCAACCGAACTCAAAGCGCAGGCGCAGGACGTGCCTGCAAGGGTCAAGGCGCTGATGGACGAACGCAAGGCGCTGGCCGCCGAGGTGGCACAGCTGCGCCGGGATCTGGCAATGGCCGGCGGTGGACAAGTCGCGCCAGAGGCTGAGGATGTGAACGGCACGCAGTTCCTGGCCCAGGTTCTGAATGGCGTGACGGGCAAGGACCTGCCCGCGCTGATTGACGAACACAAGGGGCGCATCGGCTCCGGCGCGATCCTGTTGATTGCGGATGCCGACGGCAAGGTCGCCGTGGCCGCAGGGGTCACGCAGGACAAGACGGACAGCGTGAACGCGGTTGATCTGGTCAAGGCGGCCGTCGGCCAACTCGGTGGTAAGGGTGGCGGGGGCCGTCCCGATATGGCCCAGGGCGGCGCCAAGGATGCAAGCAACGCCGACGCCGCCATCGCGGCGGCCAAAGCGGTCATGGGAGGATAA
- the speB gene encoding agmatinase has translation MTNNYDTGRLNLPFVGISTFGKRPYVEDWSSLDADVAILGAPFDAGTQWRSGARFGPRAVREASTLFSFGHAGAYDHEDDATYLPETVRIVDMGDADIIHTDTEGSHANIEAGVRAALAAGALPVTIGGDHSVNIPCIRAFDGQGDIHILQIDAHLDFVDERHGVRHGHGNPMRRAVEQPCVTGLTQVGIRNVSSTAKEGYADARAMGSDILSVRQARALGPQGVIDRIPTGARLYITIDIDAFCPSIAPGTGTPSHGGFLYYHVLEMLQAAARRHEVVGVDLVEVAPDYDPTGSTAILAAQVLMNLLGFVFHARSRG, from the coding sequence ATGACGAACAACTACGACACTGGCCGCCTGAACCTGCCTTTCGTGGGCATCTCGACCTTTGGCAAGCGGCCTTATGTCGAAGATTGGTCAAGCCTGGATGCAGACGTTGCGATCCTTGGCGCGCCATTCGACGCCGGCACTCAATGGCGCTCCGGAGCGCGGTTCGGCCCAAGGGCGGTGCGCGAAGCATCCACGCTCTTCAGCTTCGGCCATGCCGGGGCATATGATCACGAGGATGACGCAACCTATCTGCCCGAAACGGTGCGCATCGTGGACATGGGCGATGCCGACATCATCCATACGGACACCGAAGGATCGCACGCCAATATCGAGGCGGGGGTCCGCGCGGCACTGGCCGCAGGCGCCCTGCCCGTCACCATAGGCGGCGATCACTCGGTCAACATCCCCTGCATCCGCGCTTTCGATGGTCAGGGCGACATCCACATCCTGCAAATCGATGCGCATCTGGATTTTGTCGATGAACGGCACGGGGTTCGGCACGGGCACGGCAACCCGATGCGTCGCGCTGTCGAACAGCCGTGTGTCACGGGGCTCACACAAGTGGGCATCCGCAATGTCAGCTCCACGGCCAAGGAAGGCTACGCCGACGCCCGTGCCATGGGATCCGACATTCTGTCGGTCCGGCAGGCCCGCGCTCTGGGGCCGCAAGGGGTGATCGACCGTATCCCGACAGGCGCGCGGCTCTACATCACCATCGACATCGACGCCTTCTGCCCCTCTATCGCGCCGGGCACCGGCACGCCCAGCCATGGTGGGTTTCTGTACTACCACGTGCTCGAGATGTTGCAGGCGGCGGCCCGGCGGCACGAGGTGGTGGGCGTAGATCTGGTGGAGGTCGCGCCGGATTACGATCCCACCGGGTCCACGGCCATCCTGGCGGCTCAGGTGCTGATGAACCTGCTGGGCTTTGTTTTTCACGCCCGCTCGCGTGGATAG
- the recA gene encoding recombinase RecA: MATADLLTMTDKKSADKQKALDSALAQIERQFGKGSIMKLGDEGAIQDIKASSTGSLGLDIALGIGGLPMGRIVEIYGPESSGKTTLTLHCVAEQQKSGGVCAFVDAEHALDPQYARKLGVNLDELLISQPDTGEQALEITDTLVRSGAVNMVVVDSVAALTPKSELEGDMGDSSVGVQARLMSQAMRKLTGSISRSNCMVIFINQIRMKIGVMFGSPETTTGGNALKFYSSVRLDIRRIGALKDRDEVVGNATRVKVVKNKVAPPFKQVEFDIMYGEGISKMGELLDLGVKAGVVEKSGSWFSYGDERIGQGRENAKTFLKENSRIALDIEDKIRAAHGLDFEMPKHEQSEDDDILEA; encoded by the coding sequence ATGGCAACGGCAGACCTTTTGACAATGACAGACAAGAAATCGGCAGACAAACAAAAGGCGCTGGACAGTGCCCTGGCCCAGATCGAACGGCAGTTCGGCAAGGGTTCGATCATGAAACTGGGCGACGAGGGCGCCATCCAGGATATCAAGGCCAGCTCGACCGGTAGCCTGGGTCTCGACATCGCGCTGGGGATCGGCGGGCTGCCCATGGGGCGGATTGTCGAGATCTATGGCCCTGAATCGTCGGGTAAAACCACGCTGACGCTGCATTGTGTAGCGGAACAGCAGAAGTCGGGCGGCGTGTGCGCCTTCGTCGATGCCGAGCACGCGCTCGACCCACAATATGCCCGCAAGCTGGGTGTGAACCTGGACGAGCTACTGATCTCGCAGCCCGACACGGGCGAGCAGGCGCTTGAGATCACCGACACGCTGGTGCGCTCTGGCGCCGTGAACATGGTTGTTGTCGACTCAGTTGCGGCGCTGACGCCAAAATCCGAGCTTGAGGGTGATATGGGCGACAGCAGCGTCGGCGTGCAGGCCCGACTGATGAGCCAGGCCATGCGCAAGCTGACCGGGTCGATCAGCAGGTCGAACTGCATGGTGATCTTCATCAACCAGATCCGGATGAAGATCGGCGTCATGTTCGGCTCGCCCGAGACTACAACGGGTGGCAACGCACTGAAATTTTATTCCTCCGTTCGTCTTGATATTCGCCGCATCGGCGCGCTGAAGGATCGCGACGAAGTGGTTGGCAATGCCACCCGCGTGAAGGTAGTGAAGAACAAAGTTGCGCCACCCTTCAAGCAGGTGGAATTCGACATCATGTATGGCGAAGGCATCTCGAAAATGGGCGAGCTGCTGGATCTGGGCGTCAAAGCGGGCGTCGTGGAAAAATCCGGCTCGTGGTTCAGCTATGGCGACGAACGCATCGGGCAGGGGCGCGAGAATGCCAAAACCTTCCTGAAGGAAAACAGCCGCATCGCGCTGGACATCGAGGACAAGATCCGTGCCGCGCACGGGCTGGATTTCGAAATGCCCAAACATGAACAGTCCGAGGATGACGACATCCTCGAGGCGTGA
- a CDS encoding hybrid sensor histidine kinase/response regulator — translation MGALAPERLIQLGLLAAALTFFGLGLTFMLTARRSRAKQDTALSNIGAFIEKDASPSFVCTADGEVLRANAAARQAYATRRGETLAGTLRNTFANPGGILFRLKGQAAVEGAAREDIVTRRGHMRLAVHHMDDDTLLWRLEAAPDTGQGRGADGPGLPMLMVGRTGAILYMNESARKLIGSRVKTLESVFDRTPVAAGAVSPVTTNDGPVDVLVTQIDAGAGRHAYYLLPPPENGGDTTGSWASFEDLPVPLVRFSPEGDVRSFNRSAADLIGPALAAGEHISDLMAGLGRPITDWLEETVSDRAVQQSEFLRLSRSDKEMFVQVALNRMQDDGEVSVIAVLADATELKTLEAQFVQSQKMQAIGQLAGGVAHDFNNLLTAISGHCDLLLLRHDQGDPDYSDLVQINQNANRAAALVGQLLAFSRKQTLRPEELDLRDTMSDLTHLLNRLVGEKVTLTLSHDPILKPIRADKRQLEQVLMNLVVNARDAMPEGGEIQIQTESMTLTEPLERDRVNVPAGEYICLRVVDQGVGISPDKLQKVFEPFYTTKKTGEGTGLGLSTAYGIVKQTGGFIFVDSTVGQGTCFSIIFPVIEAPAAKAPAPKAPAKLAEPKHGDGVILLVEDEAPVRAFASRALRLRGYTVLEADSAEAALKTLEDASLNVDLFVTDVVMPGKDGPSWVREALQERPDVRVVFVSGYAEDRLSDQQRAIPNSVFLPKPFSLNDLAETVHQQLH, via the coding sequence ATGGGCGCGCTGGCGCCTGAGCGTTTGATCCAGCTGGGACTGCTCGCGGCGGCACTCACTTTTTTTGGTCTGGGGCTGACTTTCATGCTGACGGCCCGGCGGTCCCGGGCCAAGCAGGACACGGCTCTCTCCAATATCGGGGCGTTCATTGAAAAGGACGCGTCGCCAAGCTTTGTCTGTACGGCAGATGGCGAAGTGCTGCGCGCCAATGCGGCGGCGCGGCAGGCCTATGCCACGCGGCGCGGCGAGACGCTGGCTGGGACGTTACGCAACACATTTGCAAATCCGGGCGGCATTCTGTTCCGGCTGAAAGGTCAGGCCGCCGTCGAGGGCGCGGCGCGCGAGGATATCGTGACGCGGCGCGGGCACATGCGCCTGGCGGTCCACCATATGGACGATGACACCTTGCTCTGGCGGCTTGAAGCGGCACCGGACACGGGGCAGGGGCGCGGCGCAGATGGGCCGGGTCTGCCGATGCTCATGGTCGGTCGCACCGGTGCGATCCTTTACATGAACGAAAGCGCGCGCAAACTGATCGGGTCGCGGGTCAAGACCCTGGAATCTGTATTTGATCGCACGCCGGTGGCCGCAGGAGCGGTCAGCCCGGTCACCACGAATGACGGCCCCGTCGACGTGCTTGTAACGCAGATCGATGCAGGGGCCGGGCGGCACGCCTACTATCTGCTGCCCCCGCCCGAAAACGGCGGTGATACTACCGGAAGTTGGGCCTCGTTCGAGGATTTGCCCGTGCCTCTGGTGCGGTTTTCGCCCGAGGGCGATGTGCGCAGTTTCAATCGTAGCGCTGCCGACCTGATCGGCCCGGCGCTTGCCGCGGGTGAGCATATCTCCGACCTCATGGCGGGGCTGGGGCGGCCCATTACGGATTGGCTTGAGGAAACGGTGTCGGACCGGGCGGTTCAGCAATCGGAATTCTTGCGCCTAAGCCGATCGGACAAGGAAATGTTCGTGCAGGTCGCGCTGAACCGGATGCAGGATGATGGCGAAGTGTCTGTCATTGCCGTTCTTGCGGACGCGACGGAACTTAAGACGCTTGAGGCGCAATTCGTCCAGAGCCAGAAAATGCAGGCCATCGGCCAGCTTGCGGGCGGCGTGGCGCACGATTTCAACAACCTGCTTACAGCGATTTCCGGGCATTGCGACCTGCTGCTCTTGCGCCACGATCAGGGCGACCCGGATTACAGCGACCTGGTGCAAATCAACCAGAACGCCAACCGCGCCGCGGCGCTTGTCGGGCAATTGCTGGCCTTTTCCCGCAAACAGACCCTGCGCCCCGAAGAGTTGGATCTGCGTGACACGATGTCCGACCTAACCCATCTGTTGAACCGTCTGGTGGGTGAAAAGGTGACGCTGACGCTGTCGCATGATCCGATCCTGAAACCGATCCGGGCGGACAAGCGCCAGTTGGAACAGGTGCTGATGAACCTGGTCGTGAACGCCCGCGATGCCATGCCCGAGGGCGGAGAAATCCAGATCCAGACCGAGAGCATGACCCTGACCGAACCGCTTGAGCGGGACCGGGTCAACGTGCCGGCCGGGGAATACATTTGCTTGCGCGTGGTCGATCAGGGCGTCGGCATTTCACCGGACAAGCTGCAAAAGGTGTTCGAGCCGTTCTATACCACCAAGAAAACGGGCGAGGGCACAGGTTTGGGTCTGTCCACCGCCTACGGGATCGTCAAGCAGACCGGCGGGTTTATCTTTGTTGATAGTACAGTGGGGCAGGGCACCTGCTTCTCCATCATCTTCCCCGTGATCGAAGCGCCGGCGGCAAAGGCACCTGCGCCCAAGGCTCCTGCAAAGCTGGCCGAACCCAAGCACGGCGACGGCGTGATTCTTCTGGTTGAAGATGAGGCGCCGGTGCGCGCCTTTGCCAGCCGGGCGCTGCGTCTGCGCGGCTATACGGTCCTCGAGGCGGATTCGGCCGAAGCTGCGCTCAAGACGCTTGAGGATGCATCGCTGAATGTGGATTTGTTTGTCACGGATGTGGTGATGCCCGGAAAGGACGGCCCGTCCTGGGTACGCGAAGCCTTGCAAGAGCGGCCGGATGTGCGCGTGGTGTTCGTGTCCGGCTATGCCGAAGATCGACTGAGTGACCAGCAGCGCGCAATCCCGAATTCCGTGTTCCTGCCCAAGCCGTTTTCACTGAACGATCTGGCCGAAACGGTGCACCAGCAGCTGCACTGA
- a CDS encoding gamma-glutamyl kinase, translating to MLVFYKARLAFLSVPKTGTSAYETALRPHADLVISEPPDLKHAPVYRYNRFIRPMFEKVCDVELEVMAVMREPISWLGSWWRYRQRPFMQGKPNATHDISFDDFVLAYMKGQRPGFANVGSQLKFLERQANGTGVTHLFRYEDQARLQSFLTDRVGVRFKLGRENVSPARRVELSEAVERRFRRKFAEEFALYDEIPTD from the coding sequence ATGTTGGTGTTCTACAAGGCACGGCTCGCCTTCTTGTCAGTGCCTAAGACGGGCACATCCGCATACGAAACTGCGCTGCGACCGCATGCGGATCTGGTCATTTCCGAACCGCCCGACCTGAAACACGCGCCGGTTTATCGCTACAACCGCTTCATCCGGCCCATGTTCGAAAAGGTTTGCGATGTAGAGCTTGAGGTGATGGCCGTGATGCGCGAGCCGATCAGTTGGCTGGGCAGCTGGTGGCGCTACCGCCAGCGGCCCTTCATGCAAGGCAAGCCAAACGCCACACACGACATCAGCTTCGATGACTTCGTGCTGGCGTATATGAAAGGGCAGCGCCCCGGTTTTGCCAATGTCGGCAGCCAACTCAAGTTTCTCGAACGACAAGCAAACGGGACCGGCGTCACCCATCTTTTCCGCTACGAAGATCAAGCGCGTTTGCAGTCCTTTCTCACGGACCGGGTCGGCGTGAGATTTAAGTTGGGGCGCGAAAACGTGTCGCCCGCACGGCGGGTTGAATTGTCAGAAGCTGTCGAACGCAGGTTCCGCCGCAAATTCGCTGAAGAGTTCGCGCTTTATGACGAAATCCCGACCGACTGA
- the guaB gene encoding IMP dehydrogenase, whose amino-acid sequence MEIREALTFDDVLLVPAASSVLPTTADTRTRVTRSIALNIPLLSSAMDTVTEGRMAIAMAQAGGMGVVHRNLDIEAQSQEVRRVKRFESGIVYNPITLSANQTLADARELSEVYGFSGFPVVDESRRVVGIVTNRDMRFAENDKTPVSVMMTTKDLAILHEPADRDEAISLMKARRIEKLLVTDASGKLTGLLTLKDTEKAVLNPTACKDDLGRLRVAAASTVGDAGFERAEALVDAGVDMIVIDTAHGHSEGVAEAVRRAKGLSNEVQIVAGNVATGEATRALIDAGADAVKVGIGPGSICTTRMVAGVGVPQLTAIMDCAAAAGDVPVIADGGIKFSGDFAKAIAAGASCAMVGSMIAGTDESPGEVILYQGRSFKSYRGMGSLGAMARGSADRYFQKDAASDKLVPEGIEGQVPYKGSAGAVIHQLVGGLRAAMGYTGCATVDEMRGNCTFVKITGAGLKESHVHDVQITRESPNYRVM is encoded by the coding sequence ATGGAGATTCGCGAGGCGCTCACCTTCGATGATGTTCTTTTGGTTCCGGCCGCGTCCAGCGTGCTGCCGACTACGGCTGACACCCGCACACGGGTGACGCGCAGCATTGCGTTGAACATCCCGCTTTTGAGTTCCGCCATGGACACCGTGACCGAGGGGCGCATGGCCATCGCCATGGCCCAAGCGGGTGGCATGGGGGTCGTGCACCGCAATCTGGATATCGAGGCGCAGTCGCAGGAAGTCCGCCGGGTCAAGCGGTTCGAGAGCGGGATCGTCTACAACCCCATTACGCTCAGCGCCAATCAGACCCTTGCAGATGCGCGCGAGCTGTCCGAGGTCTATGGCTTTTCCGGGTTTCCGGTTGTCGATGAAAGCCGCCGGGTCGTGGGCATCGTCACCAATCGCGATATGCGCTTTGCGGAGAATGACAAAACGCCCGTGTCCGTGATGATGACAACCAAGGATCTGGCCATTCTGCATGAGCCTGCGGACCGGGATGAGGCGATCAGCCTGATGAAGGCGCGACGCATTGAAAAGCTTCTGGTGACCGATGCCAGTGGCAAGCTGACCGGCCTCTTGACCCTCAAAGACACTGAAAAGGCCGTGCTCAACCCGACCGCCTGCAAGGATGATCTGGGCCGCTTGCGCGTTGCCGCCGCCTCGACCGTGGGTGATGCGGGGTTCGAGCGGGCCGAGGCGTTGGTGGACGCCGGCGTCGACATGATCGTGATCGACACGGCCCATGGACATTCCGAGGGCGTGGCTGAGGCCGTGCGCCGGGCTAAGGGGCTTTCGAACGAGGTGCAGATCGTGGCCGGCAACGTCGCCACCGGCGAGGCGACACGCGCATTGATTGATGCGGGTGCCGATGCCGTCAAGGTGGGCATCGGACCGGGGTCGATCTGCACCACCCGCATGGTCGCCGGTGTCGGCGTGCCGCAACTGACCGCCATCATGGATTGCGCGGCGGCGGCGGGCGACGTGCCGGTGATTGCCGACGGTGGCATCAAGTTCTCGGGTGATTTTGCCAAGGCGATTGCCGCTGGTGCGTCCTGTGCCATGGTCGGCTCCATGATCGCGGGCACGGATGAATCCCCTGGCGAAGTGATTCTGTACCAGGGCCGCAGCTTCAAATCCTACCGCGGCATGGGCTCGCTTGGCGCCATGGCCCGTGGCTCTGCCGACCGGTATTTCCAAAAGGATGCCGCGAGCGACAAGCTGGTGCCCGAGGGGATTGAGGGGCAGGTGCCTTACAAGGGATCGGCAGGTGCCGTCATTCACCAGCTTGTGGGCGGTCTGCGCGCGGCCATGGGGTACACCGGCTGCGCCACTGTCGATGAGATGCGCGGTAACTGTACTTTCGTAAAAATCACAGGCGCCGGGCTGAAGGAAAGCCATGTGCATGACGTGCAGATCACACGCGAGTCGCCCAATTACCGCGTTATGTGA
- a CDS encoding DUF1330 domain-containing protein: MPALWIAHVTVTDEDAYKKYAAGATVAIADHGGTFIARGGRYVQLEGTDRPRNVVARFPDVETAERCYHSDAYQAALAYARGASERELLIVETTE, from the coding sequence ATGCCAGCACTCTGGATTGCGCATGTCACAGTGACGGATGAAGACGCATACAAGAAGTATGCGGCAGGTGCGACCGTCGCCATCGCCGATCATGGCGGCACCTTCATCGCGCGTGGCGGTCGCTATGTGCAGCTCGAAGGAACAGACCGCCCGCGCAACGTGGTGGCCAGGTTTCCGGACGTGGAAACCGCCGAACGTTGCTATCACTCTGATGCATATCAAGCCGCTCTTGCGTACGCCCGCGGCGCATCAGAGCGCGAACTGTTGATCGTTGAGACCACGGAATAG